From a region of the Castor canadensis chromosome 7, mCasCan1.hap1v2, whole genome shotgun sequence genome:
- the Plekhg5 gene encoding pleckstrin homology domain-containing family G member 5 isoform X8: MNSVLTKFGSPPQSWLNLGSGTDDQSQAEEKGLRCQNPACMDKGRAAKVCHHADCQQLHRRGPLNLCEACDSKFHSTAYYDGHIRFDLPPQGSVLARNVSTRSCPPRTSPAVDLEEEEESCVDGKGDRKSTGLKLSKKKARRRHTDDPSKECFTLKFDLNVDIETEIVPAMKKKSLGEVLLPVFERKGISLSKVDIYLDQSNTPLSLTFEAYRFGGHYLRVKAKPGDEGKVELGVKDSKCLSLPILRPAGAGPPVLERVDPQCRRESLDILAPGRRRKNMSEFLGEASIPGQEPPTPSSCSLPSGNSGGTSSGGNDSWKNRAASRFSGFFSSSPSTNAFGRVSFQEVDKMEQLEGKLHVYSLFGLPRLPRRLRFDHDSWEEEEEDEDEDEDTGYLKLEDSWRELIDGHEKLTRRQCHQQEAVWELLHTEASYIRKLGVITNLFLCCLLNLQESGLLCEVEAERLFSNIPEIARLHRGLWGSVMAPVLEKARRTRALLQPGDFLRCFKMFGSLFKPYVRYCMEEEGCMEYMRGLLRDNDLFRAYVTWAEKHQQCQRLKLSDMLAKPHQRLTKYPLLLKSVLRKTDEPRAKEAVVTMINSVERFIHHVNACMRQRQERQRLAAVVSRIDAYEVVEGSNDEVDKLLKEFLHLDLMAPIPGASPEETRQLLLEGSLRMKEGKDSKMDVYCFLFTDLLLVTKAVKKAERTKVIRPPLLVDKTVCRELRDPGSFLLIYLNEFHSAVGAYTFQASGQALCRGWVDAIYNAQNQLQQLRTQEHPGSQQHLQSLEEEEDEQEEEEEDEEEGEESSTSGASSPTILRKSSDSLDSQHCASDGSTETLAMVVVDPGETVSSPELDRGPFSSQSDETSLSTTASSITPTSELLPLGPVDGRSCSMDSAYGTLSPTSLQDFVAPAPVAEPVSRPPELSQTPSSPPSPRLRRCTPVQLLPRLPHLLKSKSEASLLQLLSGAATHGMSPAPSRSLSELCLAATAPGVRTQDSSQEAGPGWDCPGAPSAGNGSEPSEPEGRASSLAGEPTFPARRRCKELPSGASPRVQPEPPPGISAQHRKLTLAQLYRIRTTLLLNSTLTASEV; this comes from the exons GTATGTCATCACGCTGACTGCCAGCAGCTGCACCGTCGGGGGCCCCTCAACCTCTGTGAGGCCTGTGACAGCAAGTTCCACAGCACTGCATATTATGACGGGCACATTCGCTTTGACTTGCCCCCCCAAG GGTCTGTTCTGGCCCGGAATGTGTCCACCCGGTCGTGTCCCCCTCGTACCAGCCCTGCAGTGGacctggaagaggaggaggaaagctgTGTGGATGGCAAAGG GGACCGGAAGAGTACAGGCCTGAAACTCTCCAAGAAGAAAGCAAGGAGGAGACACACCGAT GACCCAAGCAAGGAGTGCTTCACCTTGAAATTTGACCTGAATGTGGACATTGAGACAGAGATTGtaccagccatgaagaagaaatcaCTGGG GGAGGTGCTGCTGCCTGTGTTTGAAAGGAAGGGCATCTCACTGAGCAAGGTGGATATCTACCTGGACCAGTCCAACACACCCCTGTCTCTCACCTTTGAGGCCTACAGGTTCGGAGGACACTACCTGCGGGTCAAAG CCAAGCCAGGGGACGAAGGCAAAGTGGAGCTGGGAGTGAAGGACTCTAAGTGCCTGAGTTTGCCAATCCTGCGGCCAGCTGGGGCTGGGCCCCCTGTGTTGGAGCGTGTGGACCCTCAGTGCCGCCGGGAGAGTCTCGACATCTTG GCCCCTGGCCGCCGACGAAAGAACATGTCAGAGTTCCTGGGGGAGGCGAGCATCCCGGGGCAGGAGCCCCCCACACCTTCCAGCTGCTCTCTGCCCAGTGGTAACAGTGGTGGTACCAGCAGTGGAGGCAACGACAGCTGGAAGAATCGGGCAGCCAGTCGCTTCAGTGGCTTCTTCagctcaagccccagcaccaatGCCTTTGGCCGG GTCTCCTTCCAGGAGGTAGACAAGATGGAGCAGCTGGAGGGCAAGCTACATGTCTACAGTCTCTTTGGGCTGCCCCGGCTGCCCCGGAGGCTACGCTTTGACCACGACtcctgggaggaggaagaagaggatgaaGATGAGGATGAGGACACCGGCTACCTGAAGCTGGAGGACAGTTGGCGGGAGCTCATTGATGGTCATGAG aAGCTGACCCGGCGGCAGTGCCACCAGCAGGAGGCGGTATGGGAGCTCCTGCACACAGAGGCCTCCTACATCAGGAAACTTGGGGTGATCACCAAT CTGTTCCTGTGCTGCCTCCTCAACCTGCAAGAGTCGGGGCTACTGTGCGAG GTGGAGGCGGAGCGCCTGTTCAGCAACATCCCCGAGATCGCGCGGCTGCACCGCGGGCTGTGGGGCAGCGTGATGGCGCCGGTGCTGGAGAAGGCCCGGCGCACGCGGGCGCTGCTGCAGCCCGGGGACTTCCTCAGATGCTTCAAAATG TTCGGCTCCCTCTTCAAGCCCTACGTGCGGTACTGCATGGAGGAGGAGGGCTGCATGGAGTACATGCGCGGCCTGCTGCGCGACAACGACCTGTTCCGCGCCTATGTCACG TGGGCGGAGAAGCACCAGCAATGCCAGAGGCTGAAGTTGAGCGACATGCTGGCCAAGCCCCATCAGCGGCTCACCAAATACCCGCTACTGCTCAAGTCTGTGCTGAGAAAGACTGACGAGCCGCGTGCCAAGGAGGCCGTGGTCACCATG ATCAACTCGGTGGAACGCTTCATTCACCATGTGAACGCATGCATGCGGCAGCGACAGGAGCGGCAGCGGCTGGCCGCCGTGGTGAGCCGAATTGACGCCTATGAGGTAGTAGAGGGCAGCAACGACGAGGTGGACAAG CTCTTGAAGGAATTTCTGCATCTGGACTTGATGGCCCCCATCCCTGGTGCCTCCCCAGAGGAGACACGACAGCTGCTGCTGGAGGGGAGCCTGAGGATGAAGGAGGGGAAGGACAGCAAG ATGGATGTGTACTGCTTCCTCTTCACTGATCTGCTTTTGGTGACCAAAGCTGTGAAGAAGGCAGAGAGGACCAAGGTCATCAGGCCACCACTGCTAGTGGACAAGACTGTGTGCCGGGAGCTTCGGGACCCTG GTTCCTTCCTTCTCATCTACCTGAATGAGTTCCACAGTGCCGTGGGAGCTTACACATTCCAGGCCAGTGGCCAGGCCTTGTGCCGTGGCTGGGTGGATGCCATTTACAATGCCCAG AACCAGCTGCAGCAGCTTCGTACACAGGAGCACCCAGGTAGCCAGCAGCACCTGCAGAGcctggaagaggaagaagatgaacaagaagaggaagaggaggatgaggaggaaggtGAGGAGAGCAGCACCTCAGGGGCCAGCTCTCCCACCATCCTGCGCAAGAGCAGCGACAGCCTTGACTCCCAGCACTG TGCCTCTGACGGTTCCACAGAGACCCTGGCCATGGTTGTGGTGGATCCTGGGGAGACGGTCTCCTCCCCTGAGCTTGACCGTGGCCCCTTCAGCTCCCAATCAGACGAGACCTCTCTGAGTACCACTGCCTCATCTATCACGCCCACCAGTGAGCTGTTGCCCCTGGGCCCAGTGGATGGGCGCTCCTGTTCCATGGACTCTGCCTATGGCACCCTGTCGCCCACTTCTCTGCAAGACTTTGTGGCCCCAGCCCCTGTAGCTGAGCCGGTGTCCCGGCCCCCAGAGTTATCACAAACCCCTTCATCTCCACCCTCACCTCGACTCCGCCGCTGCACCCCTGTCCAGCTGCTGCCTCGCCTGCCCCACCTGCTCAAATCCAAATCCGAGGCGAGCCTCCTCCAGCTGCTGTCGGGGGCTGCCACCCATGGAATGTCGCCAGCTCCCAGCCGCAGCCTCTCAGAACTCTGTCTGGCTGCTACAGCCCCTGGTGTTAGGACTCAAGATTCCTCTCAGgaagctgggcctggctgggaTTGCCCAGGAGCACCTAGCGCTGGCAATGGCTCTGAGCCATCAGAGCCCGAGGGCAGAGCCAGCAGCCTGGCTGGAGAACCTACATTCCCTGCAAGGAGGAGATGCAAAGAGCTGCCCTCTGGGGCTTCTCCCAGGGTTCAGCCTGAGCCCCCCCCAGGGATCTCTGCCCAGCACAGGAAGCTAACTCTGGCCCAGCTCTATCGAATCAGGACCACCCTGCTGCTTAACTCCACACTTACTGCCTC GGAGGTCTGA